One segment of Oreochromis niloticus isolate F11D_XX linkage group LG8, O_niloticus_UMD_NMBU, whole genome shotgun sequence DNA contains the following:
- the kcnj16a gene encoding inward rectifier potassium channel 16 isoform X2: MHHTQYTSVSRTDEITVKTENGPRRKKYRYVRKEGSSNIMFRHVPEERLLFVTDIFTTLVEIRWRVMFLIFALSYILSWLFFGILFWVIALANGDIKDPNTDPCVFEVRSFTAAFLFSLETQTTIGYGFRGMSENCIHAIIIVTIQDVMSCFIDTFVIGIAVAKMASARKRAQTVGFSNRAVINLRNGYLYLSWRVGDFRRYHLVEGTATAQIVRSMMHTTGRVDVTYEDLVIQQKDIILATPTTIYHKIEPDSPLYTMTYADLQRADFELVVSFTYTDDSTGILHQTRTSYTPNEILWGQLFQEMIRVGRKSYRVDYNLFHRTEKVHVPLVSAKEFEEKKQLRLTQHSPRHSPRSSPRLSSRSPSQDHRDKYLKPPMVKVELVSDSQPEPSIAPSQSDKSQDQETLTQPNNQTSEEN, from the coding sequence ATGCATCACACACAGTATACATCTGTGAGCCGCACTGATGAAATCACCGTGAAGACTGAAAATGGACCCCGACGCAAAAAATACCGCTACGTACGTAAAGAAGGCAGCTCTAACATCATGTTTCGCCATGTTCCCGAGGAGAGGCTGCTGTTTGTGACCGACATCTTTACCACCTTGGTGGAGATCAGATGGAGGGTGATGTTTCTGATCTTTGCTCTCTCTTACATTCTGTCCTGGCTCTTTTTTGGGATCCTCTTCTGGGTCATAGCTCTCGCTAATGGAGACATCAAGGATCCCAACACTGATCCCTGTGTGTTTGAAGTCCGCAGCTTCACAGCCGCCTTCCTCTTCTCACTCGAAACTCAGACCACCATTGGTTACGGCTTCAGAGGAATGTCTGAGAACTGCATACATGCCATCATCATTGTCACCATACAAGACGTCATGAGCTGCTTCATCGACACGTTTGTCATTGGAATTGCTGTTGCCAAAATGGCCTCGGCCAGAAAGAGGGCGCAGACGGTGGGCTTCAGCAATCGTGCTGTCATTAACCTTCGTAATGGTTACCTTTATCTTTCTTGGAGAGTTGGAGACTTCCGCAGGTACCACTTGGTGGAGGGGACAGCTACCGCCCAGATAGTCCGCAGTATGATGCACACCACTGGGAGAGTTGATGTGACTTATGAAGACTTGGTCATCCAGCAGAAGGACATCATCCTTGCTACACCAACCACCATCTATCACAAGATCGAACCTGACAGCCCGCTGTACACCATGACTTACGCTGATCTGCAGAGAGCAGACTTTGAACTGGTTGTGTCATTTACCTATACAGACGACTCCACAGGTATTCTGCATCAGACCCGAACCTCTTACACTCCAAACGAGATCCTCTGGGGTCAGCTGTTCCAGGAGATGATCAGAGTCGGCAGGAAGAGCTACAGGGTGGATTACAACTTGTTCCATCGCACTGAGAAGGTGCATGTCCCCCTGGTTAGCGCTAAGGAGTTCGAAGAGAAGAAGCAACTGCGGCTCACACAACACTCACCTCGACATTCACCCAGATCTTCCCCGCGGCTCTCTTCACGATCGCCATCTCAGGATCACCGCGATAAATATTTGAAACCCCCGATGGTAAAGGTGGAACTTGTGAGTGACAGCCAACCTGAACCAAGTATTGCACCATCTCAATCAGACAAAAGTCAGGATCAAGAAACTCTGACTCAGCCAAATAATCAGACAAGTGAAGAAAATTGA
- the LOC109203254 gene encoding uncharacterized protein LOC109203254 — MEFKQQDIPDISVRRKTQRERHLPAYLDDYEVEYQPKSTISTDKPTAGTEAGMAIDQRSAKPRSTSSRSHASGSQCSKPRSQASGHSPSGGSIIAGLTDLQTAMLEEKMKGMELAELQRQMMEESLAEEQCLILDAQAREALSKKEELYMQQERQRRQLDEEARTAHDTRESITRRLSMQRRLKEKEMELKKASLIAAFLRDQEDGLPSSRSLNNCEYESGLQACSSGVNSQVDLSEQPAHNTQGRNSYVNALPPSILPVDASVPDTQPLPPTSSSADPEPVSEPLHGCPTQHIHPAMATPSAGHQYGLQLGVNHPPTTYSTPALRPAAEDSSNIPSRQSQPPGKVKHQGWPPPVPHSTPSQFLLLPNLQSRLRDNVGPTGWRPTAPSSQSETPLPPIDSKGNNLMELLIASSYGIPKPALPSFASGKESDFALLKMALDSLLGSHTHLTEQFKYQILLEQLKLPSAYKLAQAYMHDPLPYTTALQALQDKYGQPRQLVQSELGSILNSPQIRVGDPEAFDNFALDVQALVGMLRSLEGENGYELRCGSHVDKLLSKLPASYRDGFVEYSLSRGILRTGTDKTYTLPDFSAWLQVKSQAKRISSRAADMFQDQTKQGQKGRKSQRYPSTVYYNTDNRKGDGAHLEPGHRTSPIKGKIKPKPYCPYCDTREHYLNLCPKFKTLSTTQIAEWIKDKGCWRCGRNHAPDVCTLKAPCKVCKQQHLTVLHEVCQQEPRKVLMVGTAPDTSTIYIDHPNRPHKVLLKVVKVCLYNAEYSLETFAVLDDGSERSIILPPAVQHLNLQKEAETLPLRTVRQDVIHLQGASVSFEISPAHDPKVRYHIHHAFTADKLGLSEHSYPVKALMQKYAHLQGLPLSPVDRVQPLVLIGSDFPHLLVPTKPVRSGPPGGPLAVCTRLGWVLQGPANLAQFAVEEQQCLFTGSPSNDLLQHVERLWKADVLPYTNVKTATRSKEDQKALEALEQRTIRVQVEGVTRYATPLLRRNDSPRLWAPRLALLPQLRSTERRIVRDPGQAETYCQEVHKLEVVGYVEKLSPEKVDCSSESWYLPHHVVHHNNKARLVFNCSYQYNGLSLNSQLLPGPILGPSLLGVLLRFREHTVAISGDIKAMFHQIRLLPEDRPLLRFLWRSMRKDEEPSVYEWQVLPFGTTCSPCCATYALQRHVRDNRQGNEDILDTVERAFYVDNCLHSLQLAEEAKTLIDRMRELLAKGGFEIRQWASNVPSVVEHLPMEARAASTELWLSQHNQDPEEPALGLRWNCLTDRLGYRHRLVEYSLPTLRNVYRVMASQYDPLGFLIPFSTRAKVLIQDLWKAGVGWDEQIHPTALLDRWTQWEKELVDLPQVELPRCYVPPRADTGRPGREAHIFCDASERAYGAVAYLRTQDSQGDVHVAFTMARSRVSPRKQISMPRLELCAALAGAQLAKVLETELAFQPSDITLWSDSTTVLTWLKSDSCRYKVFVGTRIAEIQDLTEVSRWRYVNTEDNPADDLTRGKTLLELSQPNRWTQGPPFLLTNPDTWPTLQGGEGQEDNGELRATAFCGTTTTCSPQLTVPMSNFGKWSEAVKATDRILHGAAADEGNHVMTATDASAAELHLLKQAQNDSFPEELQALAAGKAIHKQSRLLTLAPEYDPAIGLIRVGGRLRRAEGLDLDAMHPIVLDPQHPVAKLLIRDYDEQLLHPGPERVFGEMRRKYWILRGREAIKRHQHSCGECRRWRASPDVPRMADLPPARLRLYKPPFWSTGVDCFGPYNVKVGRRTEKRWGIIFKCMTTSCVHLDLLDSIDTDAFLMALRRFIARRGKPYEILSDCGTNFRGGESELRASFSALEAPIKEQLAEQKIEFRFNPPGSPHFGGTWEREIRSVKTALQVVLGGNTVTEAVLQTVLIEVEGIINAKPLGYVSSDVADPDPVTPNLLLMGRRDASLPQVIYASSEMLGRRRWRHSQILADHFWSNFLRHHLPDLQRRQRWQGETGNLATGQVVMVVDSQLPRAQWPIGKVVKVCPGPDGRVRAAEVTIKGQTYLRPVARLVRLSAWDDDEDCKLNDA; from the exons ATGGAGTTTAAGCAACAGGATATCCCTGACATATCCGTGCGACGCAAGACTCAGCGAGAGAGACATCTCCCGGCTTACCTTGATGATTATGAAGTTGAATACCAACCCAAATCAACTATCTCAACTGATAAGCCAACAGCAGGCACAGAGGCAGGGATGGCTATAGATCAGCGCTCTGCCAAGCCGCGCTCGACCTCTTCACGGTCACATGCCTCAGGTTCTCAATGCAGCAAACCTAGATCCCAGGCTAGCGGACACTCACCTTCTGGAGGCTCTATCATCGCAGGGCTAACTGATTTGCAGACAGCGATGTTGGAAGAGAAGATGAAGGGCATGGAGCTAGCAGAATTGCAGCGGCAGATGATGGAAGAGAGTCTAGCTGAGGAACAGTGTTTAATCTTGGATGCTCAGGCCCGGGAAGCCCTCAGTAAGAAGGAAGAATTATACATGCAGCAAGAAAGGCAGAGACGTCAATTAGACGAAGAGGCACGTACTGCTCACGACACCAGAGAATCTATTACCAGACGTCTATCAATGCAGCGTCGACTCAAAGAGAAGGAGATGGAGCTAAAGAAAGCTTCCCTCATCGCTGCTTTCCTTCGTGATCAAGAAGATGGGTTGCCATCATCTAGATCTCTAAATAACTGTGAGTATGAATCAGGGCTTCAGGCTTGCAGCAGTGGTGTAAACTCTCAAGTGGATCTGTCGGAGCAGCCAGCACATAACACACAGGGACGTAATAGCTATGTGAATGCTCTCCCACCTTCGATCTTGCCAGTGGATGCATCAGTACCAGATACACAGCCCTTACCTCCCACCAGCTCCTCGGCTGACCCTGAGCCAGTATCTGAACCTCTCCATGGGTGCCCAACACAGCATATCCATCCTGCTATGGCTACTCCCTCAGCTGGTCATCAGTATGGTCTGCAGCTAGGTGTAAATCACCCCCCTACCACCTACTCAACTCCAGCTCTCCGACCTGCAGCAGAGGACAGCTCTAATATCCCTAGCAGACAATCACAGCCTCCTGGAAAGGTGAAACATCAGGGATGGCCTCCTCCAGTGCCACACTCAACACCCAGTCAGTTCCTACTGCTTCCTAATTTACAGTCCCGCCTGCGGGATAATGTCGGACCAACTGGCTGGAGGCCCACAGCGCCGTCTTCACAGTCAGAGACACCGTTGCCACCTATTGACAGCAAGGGCAACAACTTAATGGAACTGCTCATTGCCAGCTCGTATGGGATCCCCAAGCCAGCACTACCTTCTTTCGCCAGTGGTAAGGAAAGTGATTTTGCGCTTCTTAAAATGGCTCTGGACAGTCTGCTCGGCAGCCATACTCATCTCACAGAGCAGTTCAAATATCAAATCCTTCTGGAGCAGTTAAAACTACCAAGTGCTTACAAACTAGCACAGGCATATATGCATGATCCCCTGCCATATACTACAGCGCTCCAGGCTCTCCAAGACAAATATGGTCAACCCCGCCAGCTCGTACAGAGTGAGCTTGGATCGATCCTGAACTCTCCCCAAATCCGGGTGGGGGACCCAGAAGCCTTCGACAATTTTGCTCTGGATGTGCAGGCTTTAGTAGGTATGCTTCGATCACTGGAAGGTGAAAACGGCTACGAACTGCGATGTGGCTCTCATGTTGATAAGTTACTGAGCAAGCTTCCAGCAAGCTACAGAGATGGGTTTGTTGAGTACAGCCTCAGTCGTGGGATACTGAGAACTGGAACTGACAAGACATACACCCTGCCGGATTTTTCGGCCTGGCTCCAAGTGAAATCGCAGGCGAAGCGCATATCCAGTAGGGCAGCCGACATGTTTCAGGACCAGACCAAACAAGgtcagaaaggcaggaaaagccaaAGGTATCCTTCCACTGTGTATTACAACACAGACAACAGGAAGGGGGATGGAGCCCATCTGGAACCAGGTCATCGGACATCTCCCATCAAAGGGAAGATTAAGCCAAAACCTTATTGTCCATACTGTGACACACGTGAGCATTACCTTAATCTTTGTCCCAAATTTAAGACACTGTCCACCACCCAAATTGCAGAGTGGATCAAAGATAAAGGTTGTTGGCGTTGTGGACGGAATCACGCACCAGATGTGTGCACCCTGAAGGCACCCTGTAAAGTGTGCAAACAGCAACATCTCACCGTGCTGCATGAGGTTTGCCaacaggagcccaggaaagtcCTGATGGTTGGTACTGCCCCAGATACGTCCACCATCTACATTGATCACCCAAACCGTCCTCATAAGGTCCTGCTAAAAGTTGTGAAGGTGTGTCTGTACAATGCTGAGTATTCATTAGAGACCTTTGCTGTACTAGATGACGGTTCTGAACGATCCATCATCCTACCACCAGCTGTGCAGCACCTCAATCTACAGAAGGAAGCCGAGACACTTCCACTAAGAACTGTTCGTCAGGATGTGATTCACCTGCAAGGGGCCTCAGTCTCCTTTGAGATTTCTCCTGCCCATGATCCTAAAGTGAGATACCACATCCATCATGCCTTCACTGCTGACAAACTGGGCCTCTCTGAGCACAGTTATCCAGTTAAGGCACTCATGCAAAAATATGCGCACCTGCAGGGACTCCCACTTTCCCCTGTCGACAGGGTGCAGCCTTTAGTCCTTATTGGCTCAGACTTCCCTCATCTGCTTGTCCCAACCAAACCGGTACGGTCTGGTCCTCCTGGGGGTCCATTGGCAGTTTGTACCCGCCTTGGATGGGTTCTGCAGGGTCCAGCTAACTTAGCCCAGTTCGCTGTGGAAGAGCAACAGTGTCTCTTTACTGGGTCCCCAAGTAATGATCTCCTTCAACATGTAGAACGATTGTGGAAGGCGGATGTACTCCCATACACAAATGTGAAGACCGCGACACGTTCTAAGGAAGATCAGAAAGCACTTGAAGCTCTTGAGCAGCGCACAATCAGAGTGCAGGTGGAGGGAGTGACCAGATATGCAACGCCCCTCCTCCGTCGCAATGACAGTCCTCGCCTCTGGGCACCCAGGCTGGCCTTGCTACCACAGCTACGGAGTACTGAACGCCGCATAGTGAGAGACCCAGGGCAGGCTGAAACCTATTGTCAGGAAGTGCATAAACTGGAGGTGGTAGGCTATGTTGAGAAGCTATCGCCTGAGAAG GTGGACTGTTCGAGCGAGTCATGGTATCTGCCCCACCATGTAGTTCACCACAACAACAAGGCTAGACTTGTATTCAACTGCTCATACCAATACAACGGGCTAAGCCTCAACAGCCAGTTGCTTCCAGGTCCAATTCTGGGACCTTCACTGCTTGGAGTCCTCCTCCGCTTCAGGGAGCATACTGTGGCCATAAGTGGTGACATCAAGGCAATGTTCCACCAAATTCGGTTGCTGCCCGAGGACAGACCTCTGCTCCGCTTCCTATGGAGATCTATGAGGAAGGATGAGGAGCCAAGCGTGTACGAGTGGCAGGTTCTGCCTTTTGGTACAACGTGCAGTCCTTGTTGTGCCACCTATGCCCTCCAAAGACATGTCAGGGACAACCGCCAGGGTAATGAAGATATCTTGGACACGGTGGAGAGGGCCTTCTATGTCGATAACTGTTTGCATAGTCTCCAATTGGCAGAGGAGGCTAAGACACTTATAGATCGGATGCGGGAGTTACTCGCTAAAGGGGGATTTGAGATTAGGCAATGGGCCAGTAATGTTCCGTCGGTGGTGGAGCACCTACCAATGGAAGCCAGAGCAGCCAGCACCGAGCTTTGGCTCTCCCAGCACAACCAAGACCCAGAAGAACCAGCTCTGGGCCTTCGTTGGAACTGTCTCACTGACCGCCTTGGATACAGGCATCGACTTGTGGAGTACTCTCTGCCCACACTGAGAAATGTTTACCGGGTGATGGCATCACAATATGATCCTCTGGGCTTCCTCATACCCTTCTCAACTCGAGCAAAGGTTCTAATTCAGGATCTTTGGAAGGCGGGAGTTGGATGGGATGAACAAATCCATCCTACGGCCCTCCTAGACCGATGGACACAGTGGGAGAAGGAACTAGTGGACTTGCCACAGGTGGAATTACCAAGATGCTATGTCCCACCAAGAGCAGACACAGGGAGACCAGGGAGAGAGGCTCACATATTTTGCGATGCCTCCGAGAGAGCTTATGGAGCCGTAGCCTATCTGCGAACACAGGACTCCCAAGGCGACGTCCACGTGGCATTCACGATGGCGAGGTCAAGAGTGAGCCCCCGGAAACAGATTTCTATGCCACGTTTGGAGTTATGTGCAGCTCTTGCCGGAGCCCAACTGGCTAAAGTACTCGAGACTGAGCTGGCATTTCAACCTAGTGACATCACCCTATGGAGTGACTCAACAACAGTTTTGACCTGGCTCAAATCCGATTCATGCCGCTATAAGGTCTTTGTTGGTACCAGGATTGCCGAAATACAAGATCTTACAGAGGTGTCACGTTGGAGATATGTCAACACCGAAGACAATCCGGCTGATGACCTCACGCGAGGGAAAACCCTTCTCGAGCTGAGTCAACCAAACCGTTGGACTCAGGGCCCACCTTTCCTCTTAACGAACCCTGATACCTGGCCAACTCTCCAGGGAGGCGAAGGGCAAGAGGACAATGGGGAGCTTAGGGCAACGGCATTCTGTGGAACCACCACCACATGCAGTCCACAGCTAACGGTGCCAATGTCCAATTTTGGCAAATGGAGTGAAGCGGTTAAGGCTACCGATCGGATCCTTCATGGGGCGGCTGCTGATGAAGGAAACCATGTCATGACTGCGACAGATGCATCAGCTGCTGAGCTGCATCTCCTGAAACAAGCTCAGAATGATAGCTTCCCCGAAGAATTACAGGCCCTGGCTGCTGGTAAGGCAATTCATAAGCAGAGTCGCCTGCTAACACTTGCTCCGGAGTATGACCCGGCTATTGGGCTGATAAGAGTGGGGGGAAGACTCAGAAGAGCAGAAGGTCTGGACTTGGATGCCATGCACCCCATAGTCCTTGACCCGCAGCATCCGGTGGCTAAACTGCTGATCAGAGATTATGATGAGCAGCTGTTGCACCCTGGGCCAGAACGAGTGTTCGGGGAGATGAGGAGAAAATATTGGATTCTCCGAGGAAGGGAGGCAATCAAGCGGCACCAGCACAGCTGTGGTGAGTGTCGAAGGTGGCGAGCCAGTCCTGATGTTCCTCGGATGGCAGATCTACCCCCTGCGAGGCTGCGCCTATACAAACCGCCCTTTTGGTCCACTGGAGTTGACTGCTTCGGTCCTTACAACGTCAAAGTAGGACGGCGCACTGAAAAGCGTTGGGGTATCATATTCAAATGCATGACTACGAGCTGTGTGCATCTTGACCTATTGGACAGCATAGATACAGATGCCTTTCTCATGGCTCTGCGTCGCTTTATTGCACGCCGGGGCAAGCCCTATGAGATTCTATCCGACTGTGGCACCAACTTCAGGGGAGGAGAGAGCGAACTGCGGGCTAGTTTCTCAGCTCTTGAAGCCCCCATTAAAGAGCAGCTGGCGGAGCAGAAGATTGAGTTCCGGTTTAATCCACCAGGTTCCCCCCATTTTGGAGGTACTTGGGAACGGGAGATAAGATCTGTGAAGACAGCTCTTCAAGTGGTGTTGGGTGGCAATACGGTCACAGAGGCAGTTTTGCAAACTGTGCTGATCGAGGTGGAAGGGATCATTAATGCAAAGCCTCTAGGGTATGTCTCTTCGGATGTCGCGGATCCGGATCCGGTCACACCCAACTTACTGCTAATGGGGCGACGGGATGCATCACTCCCCCAGGTGATTTATGCTTCGAGTGAGATGCTGGGAAGACGGCGATGGCGTCATAGTCAGATTCTGGCGGACCACTTTTGGTCCAACTTCCTGCGTCACCATCTGCCGGATCTTCAGAGGAGACAAAGATGGCAGGGAGAAACTGGCAACTTAGCCACAGGACAAGTGGTTATGGTGGTTGACTCACAACTACCGCGAGCGCAGTGGCCTATCGGAAAGGTGGTCAAGGTCTGTCCAGGGCCAGACGGTCGGGTGAGAGCAGCTGAGGTGACAATCAAGGGACAGACATATCTTCGACCAGTTGCCAGATTAGTCAGACTCTCAGCCTGGGACGATGATGAGGACTGTAAACTCAATGATGCTTAG
- the kcnj16a gene encoding inward rectifier potassium channel 16 isoform X1 — MASGLVHSSRWLLGEPLNPGTDSPALGSVFNYTESLWKMHHTQYTSVSRTDEITVKTENGPRRKKYRYVRKEGSSNIMFRHVPEERLLFVTDIFTTLVEIRWRVMFLIFALSYILSWLFFGILFWVIALANGDIKDPNTDPCVFEVRSFTAAFLFSLETQTTIGYGFRGMSENCIHAIIIVTIQDVMSCFIDTFVIGIAVAKMASARKRAQTVGFSNRAVINLRNGYLYLSWRVGDFRRYHLVEGTATAQIVRSMMHTTGRVDVTYEDLVIQQKDIILATPTTIYHKIEPDSPLYTMTYADLQRADFELVVSFTYTDDSTGILHQTRTSYTPNEILWGQLFQEMIRVGRKSYRVDYNLFHRTEKVHVPLVSAKEFEEKKQLRLTQHSPRHSPRSSPRLSSRSPSQDHRDKYLKPPMVKVELVSDSQPEPSIAPSQSDKSQDQETLTQPNNQTSEEN, encoded by the coding sequence CCTCTGGAAGATGCATCACACACAGTATACATCTGTGAGCCGCACTGATGAAATCACCGTGAAGACTGAAAATGGACCCCGACGCAAAAAATACCGCTACGTACGTAAAGAAGGCAGCTCTAACATCATGTTTCGCCATGTTCCCGAGGAGAGGCTGCTGTTTGTGACCGACATCTTTACCACCTTGGTGGAGATCAGATGGAGGGTGATGTTTCTGATCTTTGCTCTCTCTTACATTCTGTCCTGGCTCTTTTTTGGGATCCTCTTCTGGGTCATAGCTCTCGCTAATGGAGACATCAAGGATCCCAACACTGATCCCTGTGTGTTTGAAGTCCGCAGCTTCACAGCCGCCTTCCTCTTCTCACTCGAAACTCAGACCACCATTGGTTACGGCTTCAGAGGAATGTCTGAGAACTGCATACATGCCATCATCATTGTCACCATACAAGACGTCATGAGCTGCTTCATCGACACGTTTGTCATTGGAATTGCTGTTGCCAAAATGGCCTCGGCCAGAAAGAGGGCGCAGACGGTGGGCTTCAGCAATCGTGCTGTCATTAACCTTCGTAATGGTTACCTTTATCTTTCTTGGAGAGTTGGAGACTTCCGCAGGTACCACTTGGTGGAGGGGACAGCTACCGCCCAGATAGTCCGCAGTATGATGCACACCACTGGGAGAGTTGATGTGACTTATGAAGACTTGGTCATCCAGCAGAAGGACATCATCCTTGCTACACCAACCACCATCTATCACAAGATCGAACCTGACAGCCCGCTGTACACCATGACTTACGCTGATCTGCAGAGAGCAGACTTTGAACTGGTTGTGTCATTTACCTATACAGACGACTCCACAGGTATTCTGCATCAGACCCGAACCTCTTACACTCCAAACGAGATCCTCTGGGGTCAGCTGTTCCAGGAGATGATCAGAGTCGGCAGGAAGAGCTACAGGGTGGATTACAACTTGTTCCATCGCACTGAGAAGGTGCATGTCCCCCTGGTTAGCGCTAAGGAGTTCGAAGAGAAGAAGCAACTGCGGCTCACACAACACTCACCTCGACATTCACCCAGATCTTCCCCGCGGCTCTCTTCACGATCGCCATCTCAGGATCACCGCGATAAATATTTGAAACCCCCGATGGTAAAGGTGGAACTTGTGAGTGACAGCCAACCTGAACCAAGTATTGCACCATCTCAATCAGACAAAAGTCAGGATCAAGAAACTCTGACTCAGCCAAATAATCAGACAAGTGAAGAAAATTGA
- the kcnj2a gene encoding inward rectifier potassium channel 2a yields the protein MGSVRASRYSIVSSEEDGMKLATMAVPNGNSKGKVHTRHQPQSRFVKKDGHCNVQFINVSEKGQRYLADIFTTCVDIRWRWMFIIFCLAFLLSWLFFGCVFWLVAIFHGDLENNGLPCVSNVSSFTGAFLFSIETQTTIGYGFRYVTEECPVAVFMVVFQSIVGCIIDAFIIGAVMAKMAKPKKRNETLVFSHNATVAMRDNKLCLMWRVGNLRKSHLVEAHVRAQLLKSRTTAEGEYIPLDQMDIDVGFDSGVDRIFLVSPITIVHEIDEDSPFYDMSKQDLENSEFEIVVILEGMVEATAMTTQCRSSYVASEILWGHRFEPVLFEEKNYYKVDYSRFHKTYEVPSTPLCCARDLAEKKFILSNSNSFCYENEMALDNKEDTDEGNGGSVGPDGTQTDNISESEHNQAMVPLEPRPLRRESEI from the coding sequence ATGGGAAGCGTGCGAGCCAGCCGCTACAGCATTGTGTCATCAGAGGAGGACGGCATGAAGCTTGCCACAATGGCAGTACCCAACGGCAATAGCAAGGGCAAGGTGCACACGAGGCACCAGCCGCAGAGCAGATTTGTAAAGAAGGATGGTCACTGCAACGTGCAGTTCATCAACGTGAGCGAGAAGGGTCAGCGGTACTTGGCTGACATCTTTACCACATGTGTGGACATCCGCTGGAGGTGGATGTTCATCATCTTCTGCCTGGCCTTCCTCCTGTCCTGGCTGTTCTTTGGCTGCGTCTTCTGGCTGGTGGCCATCTTTCACGGAGACTTAGAAAATAATGGCCTTCCATGTGTCTCCAATGTTAGCAGCTTCACTGGTGCCTTCCTGTTCTCGATTGAGACTCAAACGACGATCGGTTACGGCTTCAGATACGTAACGGAGGAGTGCCCAGTGGCTGTCTTTATGGTGGTGTTCCAGAGCATTGTGGGCTGCATCATTGACGCCTTCATCATTGGTGCAGTCATGGCAAAAATGGCAAAGCccaagaagaggaatgaaactCTGGTTTTCAGCCATAACGCTACAGTGGCCATGAGGGACAACAAGCTCTGTCTGATGTGGCGTGTGGGCAACTTAAGGAAAAGCCACCTGGTCGAGGCACACGTGAGAGCCCAGCTTCTCAAATCCCGAACGACAGCAGAGGGAGAGTACATCCCCCTGGACCAGATGGACATAGATGTGGGCTTTGACAGCGGAGTCGACCGCATCTTCCTGGTCTCCCCGATCACCATTGTACACGAGATCGATGAGGACAGCCCTTTCTATGACATGAGCAAACAGGACCTGGAGAACTCGGAGTTTGAAATCGTAGTCATCTTGGAGGGCATGGTCGAGGCGACGGCGATGACCACGCAGTGCCGAAGCTCCTACGTCGCCAGCGAGATCCTCTGGGGCCACCGCTTTGAGCCTGTGCTCTTCGAGGAAAAGAACTATTACAAGGTGGACTACTCCCGCTTCCATAAGACATACGAGGTGCCGAGCACCCCTCTGTGCTGTGCCAGAGACCTCGCAGAGAAAAAATTCATTCTCTCCAACTCCAACTCCTTCTGCTATGAAAACGAGATGGCGCTGGACAACAAAGAGGACACGGACGAGGGAAACGGGGGCAGCGTCGGCCCTGACGGCACTCAGACAGACAACATCTCAGAGAGCGAACACAACCAAGCCATGGTGCCTCTAGAGCCCCGGCCTCTGAGACGAGAGTCTGAAATATGA